One part of the Dermacentor andersoni chromosome 2, qqDerAnde1_hic_scaffold, whole genome shotgun sequence genome encodes these proteins:
- the LOC140216068 gene encoding uncharacterized protein produces MILLPATVVKGRRMAGSSRAVITADSGRGTSFLDGLKDYRIVLPPLPTGGGLKTMVVLHCDTAGRPYRIEDFRQPMKEAGVIEQVGGIGAYQMSHVWLVNFRSEEAKKKLLDIGHIVVKGKTCVVFDPERQEVRLKVHWCAFNVSNETLRRAFAEYGEVKEVSSDRWKTGGFENADSTTRVVRLVLREGASLERIPHQLRIGNGTVLVVVPGRAPICLRCRNTGYIRRDCKVPKCSECHAFGHEEAECTKSYARAATRGTFGDNSELHMDEDEAEQAASNPVVESPTAAALSDEKEGAMPGTRESAPSTPKSATTSMDTNSPQDIPRPSEKSNEEPMESDPAAAKRRHDDVSAMSQEQRLRLLERQWGVGEGKKQRVTSGQRSSSLPRDDNPKT; encoded by the coding sequence ATGATTCTGCTTCCGGCCACGGTCGTGAAAGGACGCAGGATGGCTGGCTCTTCGCGAGCTGTGATAACGGCCGATTCTGGCCGCGGAACATCGTTTTTGGACGGCCTGAAAGATTACAGGATTgtactgccgccgctgccaaccGGAGGAGGACTGAAAACAATGGTTGTTCTTCACTGCGACACCGCTGGAAGGCCTTACAGGATAGAAGATTTCCGCCAGCCGATGAAAGAAGCCGGCGTCATTGAACAGGTGGGCGGTATCGGAGCGTACCAGATGTCGCACGTCTGGTTAGTCAACTTCCGTAGTGAAGAAGCCAAGAAAAAGTTGCTCGACATCGGGCATATTGTTGTTAAAGGGAAGACTTGCGTTGTCTTTGACCCTGAAAGGCAGGAAGTGCGGCTGAAGGTGCATTGGTGTGCCTTCAACGTCAGCAACGAAACTCTGAGGCGGGCGTTCGCCGAGTACGGCGAAGTGAAAGAAGTTTCGAGCGATAGATGGAAGACCGGCGGGTTTGAAAACGCCGACTCGACTACTCGTGTTGTGCGGCTGGTTCTTCGAGAAGGTGCAAGCCTCGAGCGCATACCCCATCAGCTGCGTATCGGGAACGGTACAGTATTAGTCGTCGTGCCCGGGCGTGCGCCGATATGTCTCCGCTGCCGCAACACAGGCTACATTAGGCGGGACTGCAAGGTGCCCAAGTGCAGCGAGTGCCACGCCTTCGGGCATGAAGAGGCTGAATGCACGAAGTCATACGCCCGCGCCGCGACTCGAGGAACATTCGGCGATAATAGTGAGCTGCACATGGACGAGGATGAAGCTGAGCAAGCTGCCTCCAACCCAGTGGTCGAGAGCCCAACGGCCGCAGCGCTGAGCGATGAAAAGGAAGGCGCCATGCCAGGGACTCGTGAGTCAGCGCCCAGCACCCCCAAGTCGGCAACCACGAGCATGGATACCAATTCACCGCAAGATATTCCACGCCCTTCTGAAAAAAGCAACGAGGAACCCATGGAGTCTGACCCTGCGGCTGCGAAACGACGCCACGACGATGTCAGTGCAATGAGCCAGGAGCAACGACTGCGTCTCCTAGAacgccagtggggcgtaggcgaaGGGAAAAAGCAGCGTGTCACCAGCGGGCAACGATCGTCGTCGCTTCCTCGCGACGACAACCCGAAGACCTAA